A single genomic interval of Hemiscyllium ocellatum isolate sHemOce1 chromosome 44, sHemOce1.pat.X.cur, whole genome shotgun sequence harbors:
- the LOC132835338 gene encoding sperm-egg fusion protein TMEM95-like isoform X1 gives MASRGGFGGRFPKGGSTFSASEAPSGAVDEVLVDTISEKVHRVLRVIEINQTLTDLPIFWNWLYEVKLPKLTQEAMCAPKCRDSTTVINCTTCLEVEVNCWSLKTCWPSE, from the exons ATGGCGTCACGGGGCGGGTTTGGCGGTCGTTTCCCGAAAGGTGGCAGCACTTTCTCTGCTTCTGAGGCCCCTTCTGGTGCTGTAG ATGAAGTGTTGGTTGATACGATCTCAGAAAAGGTCCACCGTGTTCTACGAGTGATAG AGATCAACCAGACCCTAACAGACTTGCCTATCTTTTGGAACTGGCTCTATGAAGTAAAGCTTCCAAAATTGACCCAAGAGG CCATGTGTGCCCCCAAATGCA GGGACTCCACGACTGTTATAAACTGCACCACATGCCTGGAGGTGGAGGTCAACTGCTGGAGTCTGAAGACCTGCTGGCCTAGTGAGTAA
- the LOC132835338 gene encoding sperm-egg fusion protein TMEM95-like isoform X2 — MASRGGFGGRFPKDEVLVDTISEKVHRVLRVIEINQTLTDLPIFWNWLYEVKLPKLTQEAMCAPKCRDSTTVINCTTCLEVEVNCWSLKTCWPSE, encoded by the exons ATGGCGTCACGGGGCGGGTTTGGCGGTCGTTTCCCGAAAG ATGAAGTGTTGGTTGATACGATCTCAGAAAAGGTCCACCGTGTTCTACGAGTGATAG AGATCAACCAGACCCTAACAGACTTGCCTATCTTTTGGAACTGGCTCTATGAAGTAAAGCTTCCAAAATTGACCCAAGAGG CCATGTGTGCCCCCAAATGCA GGGACTCCACGACTGTTATAAACTGCACCACATGCCTGGAGGTGGAGGTCAACTGCTGGAGTCTGAAGACCTGCTGGCCTAGTGAGTAA